In the genome of Henningerozyma blattae CBS 6284 chromosome 5, complete genome, one region contains:
- the RMD8 gene encoding Rmd8p (similar to Saccharomyces cerevisiae RMD8 (YFR048W); ancestral locus Anc_3.568) — MDYLKPSKKTEKIEQKKPLSKRSPSILVTDYRSNRTRKSAPFAGHAADSNSNLEQVRKNLSSYSGGYKSTWNRNLSNNSSAANGNVFGNKPFKKSFASVNNGRKSRRGSQGRFSDISIDNILQDTSEIPSARREERSSGSSYERFSMFDDHLRSSYYNFSKTITPLPPRTSKTSQKLVLIPEEPDSRSNSLGRPRSTSSLRAYPRGDRSRYGIKAKARLPRLTAYHLSEGLNLKLMSKFLKKYHEVSPRLYDECLYVAYTLPLLPGKDGYRIKSNISKKVIGGKTLIDKMIDASEQRDHHYEYYSGVEVLEDANNNYELSTNPVQADTDINNIPDHLPNTMANTDNFNPSEPQYFAEETPSEQKLREQEEQLGLIANSTITTSSSSELITGKSQHAEIFIFRYGVIVFWNFTEAQEKNILGDIAFADYKDLVIRPLDEQDIETEEFHFEYDADTERPRIFNDVITLRSGDHIIKLTLSHSIAQSSKLSRFESRLEPLLNSVTKLPKRLALYGTLGLTRQQLLKKSGKLFKLRVDVNLSSSVLDTPEFFWTFEPSLHPLYVAMREYLEIDERVQVVNDRCMVLLEFFNICVDSVAERNIARVTWWFIIVLILGVLFSLTEILIRYLIIQRHQ, encoded by the coding sequence ATGGATTACTTAAAGCCGTCTAAGAAGACAGAGAAGATTGAGCAAAAAAAACCCTTATCCAAGAGATCGCCATCTATTTTAGTAACTGATTATAGGTCTAATAGAACTAGGAAAAGTGCACCGTTCGCTGGCCATGCAGCTGACTCGAACTCGAATTTAGAACAAGTAAGGAAGAATCTTTCATCATATTCGGGAGGATATAAAAGTACATGGAACCGgaatctttcaaataatagtagTGCCGCTAATGGTAATGTTTTTGGAAATAAaccttttaaaaaaagctTTGCCAGCGTTAATAATGGTCGTAAAAGTAGAAGAGGCTCTCAAGGGCGTTTTAGTGATATTTCAATCGACAATATCCTTCAAGATACCTCAGAAATTCCATCTGCTAGAAGAGAGGAAAGATCCTCGGGTTCTTCTTATGAAAGATTCTCAATGTTTGATGATCACCTGAGATCATCGTattacaatttttcaaagacAATTACTCCATTGCCCCCTAGAACATCAAAGACATCTCAAAAATTAGTATTGATACCCGAAGAGCCGGACTCAAGGTCGAATTCATTAGGAAGACCACGGTCTACTTCATCACTAAGAGCATATCCAAGAGGAGATCGAAGTAGATATGGTATTAAAGCCAAAGCAAGACTACCGAGACTTACGGCTTACCATTTATCTGAAGGtttgaatttaaagttaatgagtaaattcttaaaaaaatatcatgaAGTCTCTCCGAGATTATACGATGAATGTCTCTATGTCGCTTATACTCTACCTCTATTACCTGGTAAAGATGGTTATAGAATTAAATCTAATATATCTAAAAAAGTAATTGGTGGTAAAacattaattgataaaatgATCGATGCAAGTGAACAGCGTGATCATCattatgaatattattcagGTGTTGAAGTATTAGAAGAtgccaataataattatgaGTTATCAACAAATCCAGTCCAGGCTGATActgatataaataatatacctGATCATCTACCGAATACTATGGCAAATACAGATAATTTTAATCCAAGTGAACCACAATATTTTGCTGAAGAGACACCCAGTGAGCAAAAACTACGTGAGCAAGAAGAACAATTGGGCTTGATTGCAAATTCTACAATAACTACTAGTTCATCCAGTGAATTGATAACTGGGAAAAGTCAGCATGCAgagatatttatttttagatatgGGGTAATAGTATTTTGGAATTTCACTGAAgcacaagaaaaaaatattttgggAGATATAGCATTCGCCGATTATAAAGATTTAGTTATTAGGCCATTAGATGAACAGGATATAGAAACCGAagaatttcattttgaatatGATGCAGATACTGAGAGACCAAGAATTTTCAATGACGTCATAACTCTGCGCTCTGGGGATCATATCATCAAACTCACACTATCCCATTCAATAGCTCAatcatcaaaattatcCAGATTTGAATCACGTTTAGAGCCTCTCTTGAATTCAGTAACAAAATTACCCAAGAGGCTAGCCTTATATGGTACACTAGGGCTGACTAGACAACagcttttaaaaaaatctggtaaattatttaagttAAGAGTAGATGTTAATCTTTCCTCTAGTGTATTGGACACTCCGGAATTTTTCTGGACATTTGAACCAAGTTTACATCCTCTATATGTTGCGATGAGGgaatatttggaaatagATGAAAGGGTTCAGGTTGTTAATGACCGTTGTATGgttttattagaattttttaatatatgtGTCGATTCAGTAGCGGAACGTAACATTGCTCGTGTTACTTGGTGGTTTATTattgtattaattttaggcgttttgttttctttgacagaaatattaattagGTATCTAATTATTCAACGACATCAATAA
- the RTF1 gene encoding RNA polymerase-associated protein (similar to Saccharomyces cerevisiae RTF1 (YGL244W); ancestral locus Anc_3.567) translates to MSDIDEDLLALAGADEEEEEDTLMVSSKKRARNNDSSSKRRKIEVDNEDEEEEDDYNPVFNEDNNQSTYNTMDGEREEPNPFPLEGKYKDEDDREKIESMPEMERETLLFERSQIMQKYQERKMFRERSRKQMSLNNNSNLTGQKTRTSTRVTHTTGLSDAKSSKLSQLKRQRERRNKGQSNYSDEDEYEDEYEDDLEQEYKSSGSDYDENEAAEEEEDDYDLYGSKTKYNHRGSEEDDDDDVKWAEDIDRESNVQDFNKIKIGRSFAFKFCFYPDFNDIVKNCYAKVNVSDDRHKPVYRMVKIEKVFLDKRPHDMGKFFTNQCFGVTQGNNRKVYSMKYFSDSPITHAEFDRYIRTLEHDHITRPSVYAINNKFKEITAFTTEPLTDKLTDQIVRNRMRFNKKLSGTNAVLEKTVLRGKLQFAKETGNERDVTKYSAQLRNLEKRLSLYEKHHENDQTGAKKLGQLTSRNRKLNMDKARNVEHKKVELAGFDAKADPFSRLKTRTKIYYQEIQKEENEKAQELAHKKQLEEDAEAKAQSEKEQLLAEFKCLGGLEKMVGSLNFKFDFDI, encoded by the coding sequence ATGTCTgatattgatgaagatttattagCTTTGGCTGGTgctgatgaagaagaagaggaagatACCTTAATGGTATCTTCAAAGAAAAGAGCAAGAAACAATGATTCCTCTTcaaagagaagaaaaatagaagttgataatgaagatgaagaagaagaggatGATTATAATCCTGTCTTTAATGAAGACAATAATCAATCCACATATAATACCATGGATGGAGAAAGGGAAGAGCCAAATCCGTTTCCTCTAGAGGGCaaatataaagatgaagatgacCGTGAAAAGATTGAGTCAATGCCAGAAATGGAACGTGAAACGTTGCTATTTGAAAGATCTCAGATCATGCAAAAATACCAAGAACGTAAGATGTTTAGAGAACGTAGTAGGAAACAGATGTCACTAAATAACAACAGTAATCTCACTGGACAAAAGACTAGAACATCTACAAGAGTAACTCATACCACAGGGTTGTCTGATGCAAAATCCTCAAAATTATCTCAATTAAAAAGACAAAgagaaagaagaaataagGGCCAAAGCAACTATagtgatgaagatgaataCGAAGATGAATACGAAGATGATTTAGAACAAGAATATAAATCGAGCGGTAGTGAttatgatgaaaatgaagctgctgaagaagaagaagatgattaTGACTTGTACGGATCCAAGACAAAATACAATCATCGTGGGTCTGAAGAAgacgatgatgatgatgtgAAATGGGCAGAGGATATTGATCGTGAATCTAATGTCCAGGattttaacaaaattaaaattggtCGTTCATTTGCCTTTAAATTTTGCTTCTATCCTgattttaatgatataGTCAAAAATTGCTATGCCAAAGTCAATGTAAGTGATGATAGACATAAACCAGTATATCGTATGGTTAAGATtgaaaaagtatttttagACAAACGCCCTCATGATATGggtaaatttttcacaAATCAATGTTTTGGTGTTACTCAGGGGAATAATCGTAAAGTTTATtcaatgaaatattttagtgATAGTCCTATTACTCATGCAGAATTTGACAGGTATATAAGGACGTTGGAACATGACCATATCACTAGACCTTCAGTGTATGCtattaataacaaatttAAGGAAATCACTGCTTTTACTACTGAACCTTTAACTGATAAATTGACGGATCAAATAGTACGTAATAGAATGCGTtttaataagaaattatcAGGAACTAATGCTGTTTTAGAAAAGACCGTCCTAAGAGGGAAATTACAATTTGCAAAGGAGACTGGAAATGAAAGAGATGTCACAAAATATTCTGCtcaattaagaaatttgGAAAAGAGATTATCACTTTATGAAAAGCATCATGAAAATGATCAAACAGGTGCCAAGAAATTGGGTCAGTTAACTTCTAGAAATAGAAAGCTGAATATGGATAAGGCTAGAAATGTTGAACATAAAAAGGTTGAATTAGCTGGATTTGATGCTAAAGCTGATCCATTTAGTAGATTAAAAACAAGAActaaaatttattaccaagagattcaaaaagaagaaaatgaaaaggCTCAAGAGCTAGCTCATAAAAAGCAATTAGAAGAGGATGCTGAAGCCAAAGCTCAATCTGAAAAAGAACAATTATTAGCTGAGTTTAAGTGTTTAGGAGGTTTAGAAAAAATGGTTGGTagtttaaatttcaaatttgatTTCGATATATAA
- the TAD1 gene encoding tRNA-specific adenosine deaminase (similar to Saccharomyces cerevisiae TAD1 (YGL243W); ancestral locus Anc_3.566), which produces MDKRELGDKIAALLFREYNKLKKSNKPIKKSNGIKEWTIISGIVAVSNKDTNIIKVISLATGVKATPDSELKRSQGSIVHDCHAEILAIRGFNTTLLREIENKEIDDTNSCDLIYKVENSKCKKYSWNDEYDLGLYISKLPCGDSSMEEENSLESNSLIQFQENDLTQYVDPTIRTILRGRINYNKSGCVRTKPGRIDSEITFSKSCSDKICIKQVLSLLNSLNTELLESPIYIKYLVCPDIKPQNLILLKKSFNRIENIKLEVSSSYRYHPLSFIPSSIQFQDGKTNDLQEPSFTSVVKIFNSNDKFGLEQSIVNGVKMGAYTKKSKPLSKNAMTIVSRTFQWNIFKNIMPEFEQYSYLTFKRFQTDRIETRNRIRKCLSQDGWISTFNDDII; this is translated from the coding sequence ATGGACAAAAGAGAGTTGGGTGATAAGATTGCAGCTTTGTTGTTTAGAGAGTAcaataaattaaagaaatcgAACAAACctattaaaaaatctaaCGGAATAAAAGAATGGACAATTATATCTGGAATAGTAGCCGTTAGTAATAAAGATACAAACATAATTAAAGTCATATCATTAGCTACCGGTGTGAAAGCTACACCAGATTCTGAATTGAAAAGAAGTCAGGGCTCTATAGTTCATGATTGTCATGCAGAAATACTTGCAATTAGAGGATTTAACACAACATTACTAAGGGAAATAGAAAACaaagaaattgatgataCAAATAGCTGTGATTTGATTTATAAAGTGGAAAATTCTAAAtgcaaaaaatattcttggAACGATGAGTATGATTTAGGCCTTTACATATCAAAGCTACCTTGTGGTGACTCGAGCATGGAAGAAGAAAACTCTCTTGAAagtaattcattaatacaGTTTCAAGAAAACGATCTTACTCAATATGTAGATCCAACTATAAGAACAATTTTAAGAGGTAGgattaattataataaatcgGGTTGTGTGAGAACAAAACCTGGCAGAATTGATTCTGAAATTactttttctaaatcttgTTCCGACAAAATATGCATCAAACAAGTTCTATCCCTACTGAACAGTTTAAATACTGAATTACTTGAAAGTCCAATATATATTAAGTACTTAGTATGTCCAGATATTAAACCCCAAAACTTAATTTTACTTAAGAAAAGTTTTAATAggatagaaaatattaaattagaagtatcatcatcatataGGTACCATCCATTATCTTTTATTCCCAGCTCGATACAATTTCAAGATGGAAAGACCAATGACCTTCAGGAGCCTAGTTTCACTAGTGTcgttaaaatatttaatagtaATGACAAATTTGGACTAGAGCAGTCAATAGTAAACGGGGTAAAAATGGGTGCATATACTAAGAAATCGAAGCCATTATCTAAAAATGCAATGACAATAGTGAGTAGAACGTTTCAAtggaatatatttaaaaatattatgcCTGAATTTGAGCAATATTCCTATTTAACATTTAAACGATTTCAAACTGACCGCATTGAAACTAGGAATAGGATACGGAAATGTCTCTCACAAGATGGATGGATCTCTACTTTTAATGATGacattatataa
- the KAP114 gene encoding karyopherin KAP114 (similar to Saccharomyces cerevisiae KAP114 (YGL241W); ancestral locus Anc_3.564): MNIDIDSLIKQAQSPETSLREHAENSLLEWCEHDACSAFAALANVAANNTEILSSRQYSLLALRKLITMYWSPGFESYHLTSNLNETVKAHVRHTILQLALDKNQDSKIRKSGSYCIVQVSAVDFPDLWPELLVTLYKSILETHSLEALSILNEIYDDIISEEMFFEEGIGLETMRVIFNILDDKTAPVETKIAAAKLFYPCLMQMSVVSPTSSLKRMNLVIDSLKEIISKWEQILQFPLEDALLISPEEAILEWKFRGSIYEGLAFVHSNFSKKILPMNFLNVFRKCSLQDLTPASTLYINMISGDNIAFNALNKYIIHIFEYLSNISRANYEREELILILESIYKLCCLDNLIVETWNSNFNEFVSKEFGLMASYSLRDQISDFLISLSSNNFNIIFKEFITNLNNCLIIEDWRQLESMLYIFQSLLINDEDILNVANLNIENLLSSLAKNFHHYITNTILFSRLILLIPKILEKFMDDIENIKLITCEFLKQSLAIGLDNYNALIKSSCLLMVNSYCSFAELLTVLGDKTCQEVQQITLKIILQILDDSEDDTYGMIMEVINNLIDCNLPNDKLGEIPQQEFNLILSITSRDPSNVQMTVESQECLKKLLEGLNTFEYSHYIEMCFPSMVKVLIGSSVTQYKYSALLSLALEFITIFMKKKPNDGYLPLEICKFIFNPLKDVLLVSNEDETLQLSSDAFSYLIYNTDPIVMVESLPGILEVMDRLLSLDVTDSAAMNAGSLVVTVFTHFENEIKPYMKQILSGTTKRLIQAKNISTIQNLISVICYLICSNTEDTINLLSRLGTEGDILKLVLNKWISNFEIIRGERRIKQNILALNKLYCLNNSNIKHIMVDDELIPYDGDRIITRSMAKEMPDRYTQIPVYSKIIKLFIQELSEQMKQPEHNLKIEETVETIGDGNAAAADDDWEDVEDVLDYEKLQEYVDDEDDELHFGEDEDDILGTMDIEIDVKELLIRILKENASKNVSDFDKIYTTLSEDEKRILSECLV; encoded by the coding sequence AtgaatattgatattgattCTTTGATCAAACAAGCTCAATCTCCAGAAACATCTCTCCGAGAACATGCTGAAAATAGCTTATTAGAATGGTGTGAACACGATGCATGCAGTGCATTTGCAGCCCTAGCAAATGTTGCTGCAAATAATActgaaattttatcatcacgccaatattcattattagcTTTACGTAAATTAATTACCATGTATTGGAGTCCTGGATTCGAATCCTATCACCTGACCTCTAATCTAAATGAGACTGTGAAAGCACATGTTAGACACACTATTTTACAGCTAGCATTAGATAAAAATCaagattcaaaaattagaaagaGTGGATCTTACTGTATCGTACAAGTATCAGCTGTCGATTTCCCAGATTTATGGCCAGAACTTTTGGTGACACTTTATAAATCTATATTAGAAACCCATTCATTAGAAGCGTTATCtatattaaatgaaatttatgATGACATTATTTCAGAAGAAATGTTTTTTGAAGAAGGTATTGGTTTAGAGACAATGAGAGTTATCTTCAATATACTCGATGATAAGACAGCTCCTGTTGAAACAAAAATTGCTGCAGCAAAATTATTCTATCCTTGCTTAATGCAAATGTCGGTGGTTAGCCCAACTTCATCATTAAAACGAATGAATCTAGTTATTGATTCTCTAAAAGAAATCATATCCAAATGGGAACAGATATTACAATTCCCATTAGAAGATGCACTACTAATCTCGCCTGAAGAGGCAATATTAGAATGGAAATTCAGAGGCTCAATATATGAAGGATTAGCATTTGTTcattctaatttttctaaaaaaatcttaccaatgaattttttaaatgttttTAGAAAATGCTCATTACAAGATCTCACTCCAGCATCTACTCTATACATAAATATGATATCAGGGGACAATATTGCATTTAATGCgttaaacaaatatattattcatattttcGAATATCTATCTAACATATCAAGAGCTAATTATGAACgtgaagaattaatattaatattggaGTCGATCTATAAATTATGCTGTTTGGATAACCTGATTGTAGAAACATGGAACTCAAATTTCAATGAATTTGTTTCCAAAGAATTTGGATTAATGGCTTCATATTCATTGAGAGATCAAATTAGTGACTtcttaatatctttatcatcCAATAACttcaatataatatttaaagaatttattaccaATTTGAACAATTGTTTAATTATTGAAGACTGGAGACAACTAGAATCTATGttatatattttccaatCATTACTaattaatgatgaagatatatTGAATGTTGCAAATTTAAACATcgaaaatttattatcttcattAGCCAAAAATTTCCATCATTACATTACAAATacgatattattttcaagattaattttattaataccaaaaattttagaaaaatttatggatgatattgaaaatattaaattgattACCTGTgaatttttgaaacaaaGTTTGGCAATTGGATTGGATAATTATAATGCTTTAATTAAATCCTCATGTTTGCTAATGGTTAATAGTTATTGTTCATTTGCTGAATTATTAACAGTTCTTGGGGACAAAACTTGCCAAGAGGTCCAACAAATAACATTAAAGattattttacaaatattgGATGACTCTGAAGATGACACATATGGTATGATTATGGAAgtgattaataatttgatagATTGTAATTTGccaaatgataaattggGTGAAATTCCACAGCAAGAATTCAATCTAATCTTGTCAATCACATCAAGAGATCCCTCGAATGTTCAAATGACTGTGGAATCACAAGaatgtttgaaaaaattattagaaggATTGAATACGTTTGAATATTCACATTATATTGAAATGTGTTTCCCATCTATGGTTAAAGTTCTAATTGGAAGTTCTGTAACacaatataaatattctgCCTTACTTTCATTGGCATtagaatttattacaatttttatgaaaaaaaaaccaaaTGATGGTTATTTACCACTAGAAATAtgcaaatttattttcaatccTTTAAAAGATGTATTATTGGTATCTAATGAAGATGAGACTTTACAATTAAGTTCCGATGCGTTTAGTTATTTGATCTACAATACAGACCCAATAGTAATGGTTGAATCTTTGCCAGGAATATTAGAAGTAATGGATCGATTATTATCTCTTGACGTAACAGATAGTGCTGCTATGAATGCTGGATCATTAGTTGTTACTGTCTTTACacattttgaaaatgagATTAAACCATATATGAAACAAATTTTAAGCGGCACAACAAAGAGATTAATACAAgctaaaaatatatctacTATCCAGAATCTAATATCTGTAATTTGTTATTTAATATGTTCTAATACTGAGGATACTATTAATTTACTTTCAAGACTTGGAACTGAAGGGGATATCTTAAAATTGGTATTAAATAAATGGATATCCAATTTCGAAATTATTCGAGGTGAAAGACgaattaaacaaaatatcTTAGCATTAAATAAGTTATActgtttgaataattctaatatcaAACATATAATGgtagatgatgaattaattcCATATGATGGTGATCGTATTATCACAAGATCAATGGCCAAAGAAATGCCAGATAGATATACACAAATACCTGTGTATAGtaagattattaaattatttattcaagaGTTAAGCGAACAAATGAAACAACCTGAacataatttgaaaattgaGGAAACTGTAGAGACAATTGGTGATGGTAatgctgctgctgctgaTGATGATTGGGAAGATGTGGAAGATGTACTAGATTATGAGAAGTTACAAGAGTATgtagatgatgaagatgatgagCTTCATTTTggagaagatgaagatgatatttTGGGGACTATGGATATTGAGATAGACGTCAAAGAGTTGTTAATTCGAATCTTGAAGGAGAATGCATCGAAGAATGTTAGtgattttgataaaatttatacAACATTATCAGAGGATGAGAAACGTATTTTAAGTGAATGTCTTGTATAA
- the DOC1 gene encoding anaphase promoting complex subunit DOC1 (similar to Saccharomyces cerevisiae DOC1 (YGL240W); ancestral locus Anc_3.562), whose amino-acid sequence MNDSSGSSTSRRNNNNHNSILNKLAPIELLKEVNISNNEILKRKTIHIDDSCDREDSNWIIYENGFAQEDEEIDSDEIKRRYHEGYQTFENDTQINNVNSFGYWKVSSFKEGYGIENLWHENNSKDSFDRYWQSDDNQPHFIKIFFNKTIQLKQISIFLSTIVDESYTPKIIKVYVGFHENDYILYKNLVVDQINGWVSLRMINGDIQAGNPIKCQFIKIVFPLNHENGKDTHIRSIKVFAPRVSEGVVEVRERTKIEDITGGYLR is encoded by the coding sequence ATGAATGATAGTAGTGGCAGCAGCACTAgtagaagaaataataataatcataatagCATATTAAACAAACTAGCACccattgaattattaaaagaggTAAATATCagtaataatgaaatattaaaacgAAAAACAATCCATATAGACGATAGTTGTGATCGAGAAGATTCGAATTGGATAATCTATGAAAATGGATTCGCacaagaagatgaagaaattgacAGTGATGAGATTAAAAGACGATATCACGAAGGATATCaaacttttgaaaatgatacaCAGATCAATAATGTGAATAGTTTTGGATATTGGAAAGTGAGTAGTTTTAAAGAAGGATATGGGATTGAGAATCTTTGGCACGAAAACAATAGCAAGGATTCGTTCGATCGATATTGGCAAAGTGACGATAATCAACCGCATTTCATtaagatttttttcaacaagactattcaattgaaacaaATCTCGATATTTCTATCGACTATAGTGGATGAATCCTATACACCCAAGATCATCAAAGTGTATGTTGGCTTCCATGAAAAcgattatatattatacaaGAATCTTGTAGTGGATCAAATTAATGGATGGGTATCATTAAGGATGATCAATGGTGACATACAGGCGGGGAATCCGATTAAATGCCAATTTATAAAGATTGTATTCCCATTGAACCATGAAAATGGGAAAGATACGCATATCAGAAGTATAAAAGTCTTTGCACCCAGAGTGAGTGAAGGAGTGGTGGAAGTAAGAGAGAGGACCAAGATCGAGGATATTACCGGGGGTTACTTGCGCTAG
- the HAP2 gene encoding transcription activator HAP2 (similar to Saccharomyces cerevisiae HAP2 (YGL237C); ancestral locus Anc_3.560), whose amino-acid sequence MSHDAFLLDQLRLAAFAPPAFAYPPSIPPHVSSHVPSHVPSHMVGQAPPPHVSGNASSMTHSLSQVSSQSTVQASQASQPAQTAAQPGTGSPQVSGSTSAPAHPLYVNARQYHRILKRRRARLLLENRLRTLRAQARTEIPIPGDKKPYLHESRHKHAMRRPRGEGGRFLTHKELELLKQKQNGLP is encoded by the coding sequence ATGTCCCACGACGCCTTCCTGCTGGACCAGCTCAGACTGGCCGCCTTTGCCCCCCCAGCTTTCGCATACCCCCCATCCATCCCCCCTCACGTTTCGTCGCACGTGCCCTCTCACGTGCCCTCGCACATGGTGGGCCAAGCGCCACCCCCTCATGTCTCGGGGAATGCTTCCTCTATGACCCATTCTCTTTCACAAGTGTCCTCGCAATCCACTGTTCAGGCTTCACAGGCGTCGCAGCCTGCCCAAACAGCCGCTCAGCCTGGAACTGGGTCCCCTCAGGTGTCAGGCTCGACTTCTGCCCCAGCTCATCCTCTATATGTCAATGCTCGTCAATACCATCGTATTTTGAAAAGACGTCGAGCAAGATTGTTACTAGAAAATCGGTTGAGGACTCTTCGTGCGCAGGCTCGTACTGAGATTCCAATACCGGGTGATAAGAAACCTTATTTGCATGAGTCTCGTCACAAACACGCCATGCGTAGACCACGTGGTGAAGGGGGACGGTTCTTGACTCATAAGGAATTGGAATTGCTGAAGCAGAAGCAAAATGGATTGCCATAA